A window of Streptomyces sp. DG1A-41 contains these coding sequences:
- a CDS encoding mucin-2, producing MANPDGLEHLAKLFDGRGNLRDRLDEAFTRASRLGVTDKLSSLRPLQNWADDTAVDLRRRAAILRAENGDPKAAALYAGFKPEELKGGNLSPDAMLIANAAVANSGKFDPSWLKRKPGETYQDWLQRIPGDAVSKVSGNENLGEVVGDYIQLTAMASTVPGAFKMAAVGTLHLIKYFKNGTFLKAPGTTLAQILKGRAPSYIPARIAQLGAQIGRTTPTVVLDVLTGSDRLAQIHGGRLWAWETNLLKAGKSAGTAARVAGASRLGAFASGAGTALRTAGWWRAAGVGGSAVATVVGAVDVIQEGNPVEAFKRDKAGYVSKVSGVAFNASLTAAMVAPNPVTIGAAVVTGAVYGVATIVDNWETVKTFPGKVADAGHWAGKKVGEGAGKLVDGAKTLGSALNPFD from the coding sequence ATGGCCAACCCGGACGGCCTCGAACACCTGGCCAAGCTATTCGACGGCAGAGGGAATCTACGCGACCGGCTGGATGAGGCATTCACCCGAGCCTCTCGCCTCGGTGTGACGGATAAGCTGAGCTCTCTGAGGCCCTTGCAGAATTGGGCCGATGACACGGCGGTCGACTTGCGGCGGCGTGCGGCCATTCTGCGGGCCGAGAACGGGGATCCCAAGGCTGCGGCGCTCTATGCAGGTTTCAAGCCGGAGGAACTGAAGGGTGGGAACCTGTCTCCGGACGCCATGCTAATCGCTAACGCGGCCGTTGCGAACAGTGGTAAGTTCGACCCCAGTTGGCTGAAGCGCAAGCCGGGCGAGACGTACCAGGACTGGCTGCAGCGCATTCCCGGGGACGCCGTTTCCAAGGTCAGTGGCAATGAGAACCTCGGTGAGGTAGTCGGCGATTACATCCAGCTCACCGCAATGGCCTCGACCGTCCCGGGCGCCTTCAAGATGGCGGCCGTGGGAACGCTGCATCTGATCAAGTACTTCAAGAACGGCACATTCCTGAAAGCACCGGGCACGACACTCGCTCAGATCCTCAAAGGTCGGGCCCCTTCCTACATTCCGGCCCGGATCGCTCAGCTAGGCGCGCAGATCGGTAGGACCACGCCCACCGTTGTCCTGGACGTCCTCACTGGATCCGACAGGCTCGCCCAGATTCACGGTGGAAGGCTGTGGGCCTGGGAGACTAATCTCCTCAAAGCTGGCAAGAGCGCTGGCACAGCCGCACGGGTGGCTGGGGCGAGCCGTCTAGGTGCCTTCGCCTCTGGGGCGGGGACGGCTCTGCGCACTGCTGGCTGGTGGCGGGCGGCTGGCGTCGGTGGTAGCGCCGTGGCCACGGTCGTTGGTGCCGTCGACGTCATTCAGGAAGGGAACCCCGTCGAGGCCTTCAAGCGGGACAAGGCGGGATACGTTTCGAAGGTGTCGGGTGTGGCCTTCAACGCCTCGCTCACTGCCGCCATGGTTGCGCCCAATCCGGTGACAATTGGGGCGGCCGTTGTCACAGGCGCGGTCTACGGCGTTGCGACCATCGTCGACAACTGGGAAACCGTCAAAACGTTCCCCGGTAAGGTGGCTGACGCCGGACACTGGGCTGGTAAAAAGGTCGGCGAGGGGGCGGGGAAGCTCGTCGACGGGGCGAAGACGTTGGGCAGTGCCCTCAACCCCTTCGACTGA